CAGGTCCAGGCTGGTGCTGTCCTTCGGGTCCAGGCCCGTCATCACCGAGAGCCCGGCGGCCAGATCGGCGGCGGAGCCCGCCACCGGCCCCACTTGGTCCAGGGAGGAGGCCATGGCGGAGACGCCGTAGCGGCTGAGCACCCCGTAGGTGGGTCTCAGGGCGGTGATGTTGCAGAAGCTGCCGGGGAGACGGACCGAGCCTCCCGTGTCCGTGCCCAGGGCAAAGGGGGCATAGCCCGCGGCCACGGATACGATGGATCCGGAGCTGCTGCCGCCGGCGACCCGATCGTGGTCCCAGGGGTTGCGGGTGGGGCCGAAGGCGCTGTACTCTCCGCTGGAGCCCATGGCGAACTCGTCCATGTTGGCCTTGGCCACGGGGATGGCACCCGCCTCCAGGAGCCGCTCCACCACGGTGGCGCTGAAGGGGGAACGGTAGCCCTGCATGATGCGGGAGCCGTTGCTCAGGGGGGCGCCCTCCAGGTTGAGGTTGTCCTTCAGGACCACCGGGATGCCCAGGAGGGGGGTCCGCTCCCCGGACTTCAGTCGCTGGGCCGCCTTGGTGGCCCGATCCAGGGCCTGTCCGGAATCCCGCCAGAGGGTGGCGTTCAGCTCCGGCTCCAGGGCCTCCATCCGGGACAGGGCCTGCCCCACCAGCTCTTCGGGGCTGACCCTTCCCCCATCCAGGGCTTCCCGCAGACCCGCCAGCGTCCCTCCGCTCATCCTCTGTCCTCCGGTTCCGAGTGTGCCATGAGCCGGGCAGGCGGCATCCCGGCTCTTGTGCTGGATGAAGCCCTCCAAAGGACTATTTTCTGGGTGGGGAAGCCCCGTCATGAACATCCTTGCCATCTCCAGACATGAGGCTCTGGTAGAGCGCCTGCGGGTGGCCTTCGAGCCCCTGGGGCATCGGGTGCGGCATCTCCGGGACGCCATTCAGGCCCTCATGGCCGAGGCCTGGGACGAGGCCCATCTCATCCTGGTGGACAGCACGGGGGACCCCCTGGACGGTTTCCGCTTTGCCACCCTCCTGCGGGGCGAGTCCCGGGTGCTCTTCCAGAACATTCCCATCTTCCTCATCCTGGACCACACTCCAGGTCCCGGCGAGGATGCCCGGCTCTGGGAGGCCGGCGGCGATGGCTTCCTCCAGTCCAATGCGGGGCTCCACAACCTCATGAATGTCCTGGGACCGGCCCTGGAGGGTGGGCAGAGCCGCCCTGGTGGGACTCCGATCCCGGTGCTGGCCGCGGGCTTCCGGCCTGCCGAGGCCCGGAAGCTCCACCTGATCCTGGACCACTTCGGCTTCGAAGTCCGGGACGCCTCTCCAGTGGATGCCCCCGTGCTGCAGCAGGAGCTGCGGGCTCCGATTCTTCTCGTGGCCCTGGGGGACGGCGGACAGGAAGCCCTCACCTGTCTCCGGGCGATCAGGGAGCAGGAGTGCCGACCCTACCCGATCCTGGTGGGGCGGGTGCCCGCCGAGGTCATGATGCGGCGCCTGATCCTGGCCGGGGCAAGGGAGGTCATCAGTGGGCACCTCTCCCCTTCGCGGCTCCTGCACGCCTGTCGCATGGGCATGGAGTGGCTCCATGTCCGCTGTGTCCAGCACGAGTTCCGGACCCATCTCGAGGAACTCCGGGAACGCCGGGTCCTTCTGGAGATGGAAACGGCGAACCTGCGCACGGAGGTTCTGACCGATCCCATGACCTCCCTCCTCAACCGGAGAGCCTTCAATCAGCATCTGGGCCACGCCTGCAATCAGTGGGACCGGCACCGTCGGCCTTTCACCCTGATCCTGGGAGATGTGGACTACTTCAAGCTCGTCAATGACCGCCACGGCCATCTGGTGGGGGACCGGGTGCTCCGGGAGCTGGCGGACTGCCTGAGGGGGGGGCTCCGGCGCTCGGACCTGGCCTTCCGCATCGGGGGGGAGGAGTTCGCGGTGCTCCTGGCGGAGACCGCGCTCCAGGTGGGCCTCGAGGTGGCGCAGAAGCTCCGGGCGAGGGTGGCCGGACTGGCGGTCACCCTTTCGGATGGCAGTACCATCCGTCCGACCATGAGCTTCGGGGTGGGGGAGGGGGACGGTCGACCGGCTGCGGATCTCTTCCTGGCGGTGGATGCGGCCCTCTATGCCGCCAAGCACCGGGGGCGGAACCGGGTCGAGGCCGAGGTCAAGGCCTGATCAGATCAGGTCCGGCACCCCCAGGGCGGTCAGGAAGCGGGGGACCAGGGGGTTGTCGGTGTCCTTGCGCCAGACCACGATGTCCTGGACAGCGGCATCCTCGTCCGTCAGGTCCACGCACTTGACCCGGTAGCGGGGGTAGAAGTCCACCATGTGGTGGGAGAGGATGGCCACCCCGGCGCCGCTCTCAACCAGCATCAATACGGTTTCGACATCGTTGGCCCACTGGACGATGTGGGGCATGAAGCCGCGCTTGGCGAAGGTGGCCTCCAGGCTCTCCAGGGCGGGCCGCGAGTTCCGGGCGCCTTCGGCCACCATGCGGACATCCCGCAGGTCCTCGAAGCGCAGAGACTCGCGTTCCGCCAGGGGATGGTCCACAGGCATGACCACCGAGGCGCGCCCCTCGAAGAGGGTGTGGGTGTGGTAGGCCGGGTTGCTGCCGAAGGCCACCGAGATGGTGAAGCCGATGTCCAGCTCCCTTTCGGCCAGGGCCTGCATGAGCTCCACCAGGTTGTAGCGCTTGAGGTGGACCATGGCTTCGGGGTTCTCGTTCCAGAAGCTGGGCAGGTACTTGGGCAGCAGGGTCTTCTCGATGGCTCCGAAGAATCCCACGGTGATCTCACCCGAGACGCCGGCCTCGATGTTGCGGATGCGATCCACCACGCCGTTGTATTCCTTCAGCATCCGGCTGACGGTGTCGAAGAGCAGCTTTCCGGCCTGGGTCAGCTGGACTGAGTGGGTGTCCCGCCGGAAGACCTTGGTGCCCAGGTTCCGCTCCAGGGAGGATATCTGGTGACTGACCGCTGATTGCGTCAGGAACAGCGCATTGGCCGCCTTGGTGAAGCTGAGGTGCTCCGCCACCGCAATGAAACAGTTCAGCTGTCGGATGTCCATCGATCACCTGGGAAGCTGGCTCCGGCATCCCGTTTCTGCCGGTCCGGTCTGGAGAAAAGGCTCGCTGAGGGCCCGGAGGCAGACCAGTATCATCTCATAGCCCCGCCGGGGCCCGGTTTCCAATCATGAGCACATGCGGATATTTCATGACTGGAACTATTGATTTTGATGAGCAGGACCGAAAAAATCAGTTGTCCCACGTCAGTCAATCCGGCAGAAGCGACAGGGAAGTGCCCAGCCCCATCAGGGATTCTCCCGCAAGCCTGCGCCCTGCAGGTGAGTTTGCCGTCCATCCTCCGATGGACCATGTTCTGTTTCCCAACCCCTTTTTCAAGGAGCGAAAGCCCATGAACGTCATCAAGGTCGACGACGAAAAGTGTGTCGGCTGCAAGACCTGTTACAAGGCCTGCTGGCTCGACGTCATCCGCTGGAATGAGGAGGCCAAGCGCCCCGTCATTGCCTACGCCGAGGACTGTGTGGAGTGCAACTTCTGTGAGATCAGCTGCCCGACGGACGCGATCTTCGTGAACGTGGACTACACACGTCCCTTCCCCAGCCCCTACATCCCCGATCAGCACATCCGCTAGGAGAACCCAGACATGGCTACGCTCGAACAACTGGGTACGGTCGTCGAGACCGACGTTCTCGTGGTGGGCTTCGGCATCTCCGGCCTCGCCGCTGCCATCACCACCAAGGAGGAGAATGCCTCCCTGAAGGTCCTCGCCGTTGACAAGGGCTGTGTCGGATACGCCGGCAAGGCCAACAAGGGGGGCGGCCACGTGGCCTTCATCCCCGAGGGGGGTGAGGAACAGTACGTCGAGTACCACACCCGCAACTGCGGTGACTACCTCAACGATCAGGACCTGATCCGCAAGTACGCCCACCACACGGTCAAGACCATGGACCGCTGGGCCTCCTGGGGGGTCAACTTCATCGGCCGCGAGCACGCCGGACAGGCCCACGCCGTGATCCCCTGGAAGGTCTGCATCGTCGACAACGACAACATGATCCCCATGGCCAAGACCGCCCGCAAGCTGGGTGTCGAGTTCCAGGAGAAGGTCACCATCACCGACCTGCTCAAGGAAGGCGACAAGGTTGTCGGCGCCTTCGGCTTCAGCCTGTTGACCGGTGAGGTCTACATCTACAAGGCCAAGGCCGTGGTCCTGGCCTGTGGCGACCAGAACTTCCGCATCATGCGCATGTGGAACTCTGGCCGTGGCGATGGCATCGCCGCCGCCTACCGCGCTGGCGCTAAGCTGCGCAACGCCGAGTTCGGCAGCTTCATGAACATCATGAGCGCCGAGCACAAGATGGTGGCCTACGGTGCCGAGGATGCCCTGGTCAACGCCCGCGGAGAGAACTGCTCCGAGCGCGCCGATCTGGATCCCAGCCTGAAGTCCGTGGTGGGTGGCGTCGATCTCGGCGGCTCCCAGTCCGTGCTGATGTATCTGGATGTCCGGGACGGCAAGGGTCCCATCTATGAGGACAGCAGCAAGAACGGCTTCCCCACCAGCTTCGTGGGCCGCAACCTCTGCAACCTGACCGCCCCTCCCGATCCCCCCTTCCGCCGTCCCACCTCCGAGAAGTTCTGGGCCCGGATCATGGAGAAGAAGCACGCTGGCTACCGCAATGACGGCCCCCTGAAGGAGGTCATCCCCGGTGTGGTCGCCGAGTGCTCCCCCCTCTATGTGGATCACGACTACGCCTGCAGCGTCCCCGGTCTCTTCGCCTCCGGCGACATCTGCGGCTGCGGTGGCGGCTGGGCCGGCGCCGTTCCCACCCCTCCGGGGCGGAACCGTGGGTC
The sequence above is drawn from the uncultured Holophaga sp. genome and encodes:
- a CDS encoding 4Fe-4S dicluster-binding protein, which encodes MNVIKVDDEKCVGCKTCYKACWLDVIRWNEEAKRPVIAYAEDCVECNFCEISCPTDAIFVNVDYTRPFPSPYIPDQHIR
- a CDS encoding FAD-binding protein — protein: MATLEQLGTVVETDVLVVGFGISGLAAAITTKEENASLKVLAVDKGCVGYAGKANKGGGHVAFIPEGGEEQYVEYHTRNCGDYLNDQDLIRKYAHHTVKTMDRWASWGVNFIGREHAGQAHAVIPWKVCIVDNDNMIPMAKTARKLGVEFQEKVTITDLLKEGDKVVGAFGFSLLTGEVYIYKAKAVVLACGDQNFRIMRMWNSGRGDGIAAAYRAGAKLRNAEFGSFMNIMSAEHKMVAYGAEDALVNARGENCSERADLDPSLKSVVGGVDLGGSQSVLMYLDVRDGKGPIYEDSSKNGFPTSFVGRNLCNLTAPPDPPFRRPTSEKFWARIMEKKHAGYRNDGPLKEVIPGVVAECSPLYVDHDYACSVPGLFASGDICGCGGGWAGAVPTPPGRNRGSGLMHAVMTAIFAGTSVAKYVVANPTQGSINAEEVAKLKEETFAPLKRMKMGVTTHQVVREIGEIMQPVAYSGYKSEVRLNEALDRVLALKAKLPNLVAKDPHDLASANECRSMVLCAEAFYRASLLRKESRGWHMREDFKTRDDQNGAQWIYEEMGQDGEMKITCVPLPMDQYKYKPE
- a CDS encoding LysR family transcriptional regulator, with product MDIRQLNCFIAVAEHLSFTKAANALFLTQSAVSHQISSLERNLGTKVFRRDTHSVQLTQAGKLLFDTVSRMLKEYNGVVDRIRNIEAGVSGEITVGFFGAIEKTLLPKYLPSFWNENPEAMVHLKRYNLVELMQALAERELDIGFTISVAFGSNPAYHTHTLFEGRASVVMPVDHPLAERESLRFEDLRDVRMVAEGARNSRPALESLEATFAKRGFMPHIVQWANDVETVLMLVESGAGVAILSHHMVDFYPRYRVKCVDLTDEDAAVQDIVVWRKDTDNPLVPRFLTALGVPDLI
- a CDS encoding diguanylate cyclase, encoding MNILAISRHEALVERLRVAFEPLGHRVRHLRDAIQALMAEAWDEAHLILVDSTGDPLDGFRFATLLRGESRVLFQNIPIFLILDHTPGPGEDARLWEAGGDGFLQSNAGLHNLMNVLGPALEGGQSRPGGTPIPVLAAGFRPAEARKLHLILDHFGFEVRDASPVDAPVLQQELRAPILLVALGDGGQEALTCLRAIREQECRPYPILVGRVPAEVMMRRLILAGAREVISGHLSPSRLLHACRMGMEWLHVRCVQHEFRTHLEELRERRVLLEMETANLRTEVLTDPMTSLLNRRAFNQHLGHACNQWDRHRRPFTLILGDVDYFKLVNDRHGHLVGDRVLRELADCLRGGLRRSDLAFRIGGEEFAVLLAETALQVGLEVAQKLRARVAGLAVTLSDGSTIRPTMSFGVGEGDGRPAADLFLAVDAALYAAKHRGRNRVEAEVKA